The Desulfosalsimonas propionicica genome has a segment encoding these proteins:
- a CDS encoding acyl-CoA dehydrogenase → MAQLIADRRDVDFVLHEQMQVTELAKNEKFAEFNKKTVDMVVTEARNLAVKAILPTQKESDEVGCSLEKDGTVKVPEAFHQVNALYNEGEWLGMIDEPDYGGQGMPKTLSLAAEEYFIGANPAFMLYHGLSHGAANLIKTFGTEAQKKAYLPKIYSGKWSGTMLLTEAEAGSDVGALQTTATPNGDGTYSISGTKIFISGGEQNMVENIAHPVLARIEGAPAGTRGISLFLVPKYRVNDDGSLGEFNDVVCTGIEEKMGLHGNATCTLTLGGKGNCTGTLLGEENKGMRAMFLMMNEARQLVGLQGFATATASYLYAVNYARQRIQGKHMTAGKAADAPSVPIIQHPDVRRQLLTMKAYVEGMRSLIYYGGLTHDLEGLAQSDAEKEKYADRTAILTPIIKGYITDRALEVTSHGIQVYGGYGYIQEYPMEQLMRDCRIFQIYEGTNGIQAMDLLGRKLGMKKGQPFMDYLGEMEKTIAEAGKISVLGHVTQRVETAVNRLSEVAVSLAKASVSDNILNAYAYAHPFLDVTGDVTFAWMHLWRAVLAARKLEKLAGAADMEKFMEKAAKNKDAAFYVGSLKTAEFFATNILPATMGKLDAIADVNGAAVEMPDASFGG, encoded by the coding sequence ATGGCACAATTGATCGCGGATCGCAGAGACGTGGACTTTGTCCTGCACGAGCAGATGCAGGTGACCGAACTGGCCAAAAACGAAAAATTTGCCGAATTCAACAAAAAAACCGTGGATATGGTGGTCACGGAGGCCAGGAACCTGGCTGTCAAGGCCATTTTGCCCACCCAGAAAGAAAGCGACGAGGTGGGCTGCAGCCTTGAAAAAGACGGCACGGTCAAGGTCCCGGAAGCCTTTCACCAGGTAAACGCCTTATACAACGAAGGCGAATGGCTGGGCATGATCGATGAGCCCGACTACGGCGGCCAGGGAATGCCCAAAACTTTGTCCCTGGCGGCAGAGGAATATTTTATCGGCGCCAACCCCGCTTTCATGCTCTATCACGGCCTGTCCCACGGCGCGGCCAACCTGATCAAAACATTCGGCACCGAAGCCCAGAAAAAGGCCTACCTGCCCAAAATCTACTCCGGCAAATGGTCCGGCACCATGCTTTTGACCGAAGCCGAAGCCGGCTCTGACGTGGGCGCCCTGCAGACCACGGCCACACCCAACGGTGACGGCACATACAGCATTTCCGGCACCAAAATTTTCATCTCCGGCGGCGAGCAAAACATGGTGGAAAACATCGCCCACCCGGTTCTGGCCCGCATTGAGGGCGCACCCGCCGGCACCCGGGGCATCTCCCTGTTTCTGGTGCCCAAGTACCGGGTCAACGACGACGGCAGCTTGGGCGAGTTCAACGACGTGGTGTGCACCGGCATTGAGGAAAAAATGGGCCTGCACGGAAATGCCACCTGCACCCTGACACTGGGCGGCAAGGGCAACTGCACAGGCACCCTGCTGGGTGAGGAAAACAAGGGCATGCGGGCGATGTTTCTGATGATGAACGAAGCGCGCCAGCTCGTGGGCCTGCAGGGCTTTGCCACGGCCACGGCCTCTTACCTCTATGCGGTAAATTATGCCAGACAGCGCATCCAGGGAAAGCACATGACCGCAGGCAAGGCGGCTGATGCCCCGTCTGTGCCCATTATCCAGCACCCGGACGTGCGCCGGCAGCTGCTGACCATGAAGGCCTATGTTGAGGGCATGCGCAGCCTGATCTATTACGGCGGCCTCACCCATGACCTGGAGGGACTGGCCCAAAGCGACGCGGAAAAGGAAAAATACGCTGACCGGACCGCTATTTTAACGCCGATTATCAAGGGATACATCACAGACCGGGCCCTTGAGGTCACCAGCCACGGCATCCAGGTCTACGGCGGATACGGCTACATCCAGGAATACCCCATGGAACAGCTCATGCGCGACTGCCGGATATTCCAGATCTACGAGGGCACCAACGGCATCCAGGCCATGGACCTGCTGGGCCGGAAGCTGGGCATGAAAAAGGGCCAGCCTTTCATGGATTACCTGGGGGAAATGGAAAAAACCATTGCCGAAGCCGGGAAGATCAGCGTGCTGGGCCATGTGACACAGCGGGTGGAAACCGCGGTCAACCGATTAAGTGAAGTGGCGGTTTCCCTGGCAAAGGCGTCGGTGTCGGATAATATCTTAAACGCCTATGCCTATGCCCATCCTTTCCTGGATGTCACCGGCGATGTGACCTTTGCCTGGATGCATCTGTGGCGGGCCGTGCTGGCCGCCCGCAAGCTCGAAAAGCTCGCCGGCGCAGCAGACATGGAAAAGTTCATGGAAAAGGCCGCCAAAAACAAGGATGCCGCCTTTTACGTGGGCAGCCTGAAAACCGCGGAATTTTTCGCCACCAATATTCTGCCGGCCACCATGGGCAAACTCGACGCCATTGCCGATGTCAACGGCGCGGCCGTGGAAATGCCCGACGCCTCTTTTGGCGGATAG
- a CDS encoding septum site-determining protein MinC, with product MTIQQPPVKLKGVGDSLWITMDASLPAETLKQELCKPFERLRHLAVNARVVLDPGESQADDALIEDLGAFLQQRFQVGRVSGPPKAKITPAADGQKAADSGRNAQNAWLHHSDDTLVIAGRVRSGQKVEARKHLVILGDLNPGAEAIAGGDIIILGSLLGTAAAGQPANENAIVLGLDLRPTQIQIAGYVAAGTSSSSGKKPEFASLKDNQIVMADYLKDNIFKRLAWPEIR from the coding sequence ATGACAATTCAGCAACCGCCCGTGAAACTCAAAGGAGTGGGCGACAGCCTGTGGATTACCATGGATGCGTCCCTGCCGGCCGAAACCCTGAAGCAGGAACTGTGCAAACCCTTTGAACGGCTCCGGCACCTGGCCGTCAATGCCCGGGTGGTATTGGACCCGGGCGAAAGCCAGGCAGATGACGCCCTTATTGAAGACCTGGGAGCCTTTCTGCAGCAGCGCTTCCAGGTGGGCCGGGTTTCCGGGCCCCCCAAGGCCAAAATAACACCGGCCGCTGACGGACAAAAAGCTGCGGATTCAGGGCGCAACGCGCAAAATGCCTGGCTGCATCACTCGGATGACACCCTGGTGATCGCCGGCCGGGTCCGCTCCGGACAGAAAGTGGAGGCCCGAAAACACCTGGTCATTCTCGGGGATCTCAACCCGGGCGCAGAAGCTATTGCCGGCGGCGATATCATTATTCTCGGCAGCCTGCTGGGAACCGCGGCTGCGGGCCAGCCCGCCAATGAAAACGCCATTGTGCTGGGCCTGGACCTGCGGCCCACCCAGATTCAGATCGCCGGCTACGTGGCCGCCGGCACATCCTCATCTTCCGGGAAAAAACCGGAATTTGCATCCCTGAAAGACAACCAGATCGTGATGGCCGACTATTTAAAGGACAATATCTTCAAACGTCTGGCATGGCCGGAAATCCGATAA